Genomic segment of Ptychodera flava strain L36383 unplaced genomic scaffold, AS_Pfla_20210202 Scaffold_78__1_contigs__length_561843_pilon, whole genome shotgun sequence:
CCCTGACGCTACTTCACACTGTTTGGATCTCGTTAAAAATCAGCAATAAACTGCGACTAATATCAATTTTTTCGATCAGCTTTTCAAATATAATCGTATTAAAATTACCCTTGAGTGTGTCAATTGTTCAAATTAAGCGTTCCCATCGATCATCGATATATGTGCACCGACGACGAGTTTGAATTTCCAAGCTTTCCGATTGAAAACatctcaaaaaatacaaattttcataactCCCCCACCCCTAGTCGGAGGGGTTTGAAGAATATATTGCATCGTCATGACGTCTAATCTGAACATCCCAACAATATTTTTGAGTTATATTACTGAACTAAACTGTAAGCTGCCATCAGATTAATTACATTTTCATCAGTAAATTAATATGGttaatgtttttttgtttttatcagcCGTTGATCATGAATGCTATCATGCAAATGACGGATCCGATTATCGTGGCAATGTTTCGGTGACTGCTGATGGGTTTACATGTCTAAAATGGACAGATCCGAATGCGCAATGGCAACGAATCAATCAAGAGAAATTTCCATACGGTGGCCTTGGAGAACATAACTACTGTCGTAACCCTGACAATTTTCACCAGCCTTGGTGTTTCAATACAGGTCCTGATCTATATGGTGTGTGTGACATTGGACAACCAGCTGAAAATTGTGGTGAGCAAGTCGAAATGTTATTTGTTTCTAGAAGACAGTTCACTACATTCCGAGGGTCTCCTCTTGACAGCGcgactgtgcaaattttgcatCATCTGCCCTGACAGTTACTGACAGTTACTGACATGGCAGAAATCGCACACAATACACAGAAAGCAAAGGTTTTCACATATACCAATATATAAGGATGAACCGACGCATAGTGTTGCGAAGTGTGTTTATCAATGATGGAGTGTGGGGAAATTCAAGCTTTAGGCACGCGTATCGCAATGCAACACAATCGTTTGATCGACGCAAGGGGATCGgtgcatattttcatggatttaaacCCCGAATTATGGGAAACTTGAGGGCCACAACTTTACAGAAAATAGAGAGCAGCCGAGCATATCACAAGTTGACAAACATCACGATGTCGGGTGCGAATGCTGCATGCGACATTGACGCCGCAACGGAACCAGGTGACGATCGTAATGAAATCGGGCATGCGCATCCTAGGAAGGCAAaagcaacatcaaaagttactacccctaaaatgtcaagtctgtcCCCTGATGATGAATGGTGCAGAAATTGCCcctttcaaaaaatatgcagAGAAAACGCTGCATTCAATATAATTTGAAGAAGGTGATGATTGTACTTCTATAGAAGTACTCATCAATTGAGTACTTCTATAGAAGTACTCATCAATAGTGGCCAAGCTTTATATTATGATCTGTCATCTTGAACAACTCTGTTTGCtcatccgatatatatatatatatatatatatatatatatatatatatatatatatatatatatatatatatatatatatatatatatatatatatatatatatatatataccgtactctctgtgcccaagttcagaggttgccataaagccattatggtgataaccgggagggcacattgtatacattttggtgtgtgtatatatatatatatatatatatatatatatatatatatatatatatattatatatatatatatatatatatatatatatatatatatatatatatatatatatatatatatatatatcgaaaatATGTGTCAAAGAGACAGAAAGTTAAAGCAAAGTCGGGCTTGGCTGAATCTACAATTGAAGGTGGTATATTCTCCAATAAAGAGCGGATAGATACCTGTGATTCGACAATTGGATATCGTTTTGTAAGAGTCAGTTTGAGGAAGTCGGACGATTTCAGATACCCTGCGTGCCAAAACACGAGCAAAGCCATTGTTGTATCGTTAAATATGGATTTTAGGCTCCAAAATTTCgataatatttggtatatatcGGTGATTTCACAGACCCGGCGTGATAAGGCACAAGTCCGGTCATTCTTGACTAGTAACGTGattcgtctagtatcgatatttagtgttccaaatcgccgataaatatcggaaaaatatatttgcaatTCCACAGACCCGGAGTGCCAAGAGACAAGTTAAGTAATTCTAGTACCGTTTAGTATCTATATTTACATTCCCGAAATGGCTAGTAAATTAGGGGAACATATTGGCCAATCGTACTGAAAAGCACTAGGCAATGTCAAGTCATAAGAcatagttcatttgcatattttataaagttttgtaaCTAGTCGTATataaaaatttaatgaaatctgctgcagataatgATCCCACatatatctaactgtggtgtaaagcatttagtagtgtgaagttaagggttcattttcatatttaatgaacttcgtaTTAAGgaatataactctgaaattacggcatccAATTCGGTGacacctgctacagatattgatctgataaatatctaatcgtACTGAAAAGCGATGGGgcagtatcaagttaataaatagctcatatgcatattttatgaaatttcgtAATTAGTCATaaaactccgaaataactgcaccaacaTATATGACATGTGCTGCACATACTGAAGCGACAGATAtgtgactgtgttgtaaagcgaTTACTGGAGTGAAGTTAATTGAGGATtcgtttacatatttaatgaaatttgtaattaggtatataactgtGAAAatatggcaccaaatttggtgaaacctgctacagatatttatctgataaatatctaattgtgctatgaaacattgagcagtgtcaagttaattaagggttcatttgcatatttaattcaCATAGAatttagtgacattactctaaaatcaCAGCGTTAAATTTAATGACATGTgccacagatgttgatctgatagatatttaATTGTATTGAGATGCATTGAGAAGTGTAAAgttaatattttatgaagttttgtgattagttatataactccgaaataaatgcACCGAATTTGAAGAAATATGGTGTAGCTACTTATCctacagatatctaactgtattgcaaagcatttagtagtgtgaagttaattaagggttcatttataTTGAACTACATCAAGTTAGTTaacggttcatttgcatattaaatggacttcgtaattagtgatatcactctaaaattacagcattaaatttaatgaaacgtgtttcaaatattgatctgatagatatttaATTTGCCCGTGAAGCATTGTGCAGTGTCAACTTAATAAACAGCTTATTGCATAATAAATAAAGTTTCGTAACtggtgatttaactctgagtgTACTGTGCGAAAGTCCATGAAACCTGCTATATATAGTGAtttaacagatatctgattgtcctgtgaagcgtactactattaatgaacctgttgtaaaaaaacgtaagcacattcagttcacatctagTAAAGCTCTCCGAATACGAAACTTGTTAAGCGTTTAAgtatttcgaaaatcgaaatttattttccctatagagttaacacagcgatAGAGGCCATTAAAAtgcttggtaatttgtttctccactaccaaaatttgcaagttgACCCTGAATTGTATTCTTGACTTCATCAGAGAataattatagaaataacggactaCGCGCTGACCATCAAGGTTTATTTGTGGTCAAATTGTGTTTAGGACACAAATTgggtttaggacacaaatttatgtcctaaatgTTATACGTCATAAgtttgtgtcctaaaccccagcgtcgcccacgttgattggtaggtcttTTGTCCCTATGTCACATCTGCGtccattcattggctgcctatatgtcctcaagtctcattaatatttacggTTCCGAATCCAGTTCATTCATTGGCCGCCTTATGTTCTTGTCCCTGCCTCACTTTTGAGTGATTCTCGTTTCGTTTTGCCATGTGCTTATTACTGTGACGCATCTGCGTGCCTTGCCAATCATTTCCAGACAACTAGAGCGTAGGCGCAacgtttttgatgaaaaatttgtctTTGCACCAGTCCTTCATTGCACTTAATCTCATTGTCAGGAAGCTCCGGCATCAAAGTTTTCTGCATTCCCCTGACACGTGGACATGTGACACGTGGAAATATTGGTCTTATTAGctgtaaatatttctgtcagtaAAATTATGCTGCTCCTtaccaaatgaaaaatatacaacttTGGAGTACACTCTTCAGCTACAGGTtcatttgtaaaacaaaatgcTTGCCATCGGATTGTGTATTtggaaagctccattagctgtccCATTTAggctttttttcagtatttttctctGTGTTAACCCCAGTTTCTGCTGTTAATCCCTGGgctatgatgaaataaataccaAGTGCATACCTTGTCGATTCAGTCTAAATGGATATAATCAGGTATTATTGTTGAAtactgtattcaagtccggacaagaatcatttatcaacaataacaatggtcattgcACATGTACTGGGTGTGTTGACAAGCAGAGTAATGGACACTTTAAATTAGCACAGCACAGGTATTAGGATGAGAAACTATAGTAGATTTACAGaactaaaatactgaaaaaatagtcaaaagttacagttcaTGCCCCCTTAATTCCGAATTGACAATAAAGGACTGCATCATTGATTCCAGAtgatccatgtacatgtataacgtAGTCAGCATCTTTAATTAGACTAGCTCATTAGTTTGTTCCGACAGTCACGTCTATTGATGATTATTTCGCAATCGTCTACAGATCCAATGTTGGTGTACATTTATCATCGAAATGAGCAAGGTAAATCTGCTTGTGATACGTTCGATGCGAAACAAAGATTACAAGACATTAGCTGTGGAGGGCAATTCATGCGCCTGTTGTGCACCTGTTCGAAGTTACTTTGAAAAAACTCCGGGCAATCAGAAACAACCCTGCTAGATTCCGCACGTTTCCCGAATAAACTTGAGACTTTGAAAAAGAACACGATACCTTCAACGGAGgaattctttttaatttctggCGAATGAAATGTTGTTATTATTCCGCTTGTTAAAGACAAAACCGCTGATCTGTCGCACAAAAATAATTACCGCCCAATCGCTTTGACAAGTGTGTTTTCTAAGGTTCTTGAACGGGCTCTTCTCGATAGGTGTGAAAACTATCTCACAACATCAGACAATCAGTTTGGTTTCAAGATAATCCGTGGTACAGACATATGTATTTTCCTTTTAAAGGAAACCATAAGATATTATAAACTTAATGGCAGCTCAGTATTCGTTTGTTTTCTTGACGCCGAAAAGGCCTTTGACAGGGTGAAACATGggacacttttgaaaaaattaattgaCAGACATGTTCCGCTTTACATTGTACGACTATAACATTTTTGGTACGCATCTCAACGTTTTTGCATTCGCTGGGGGAAATCAATATCATCCTTATTTACAATTACAAATGGGGTCTGTCAAGGGGGAATCATGTCACCACTTCTCTGTAATGTTTATATTGATGACCTTAATCACTCTTTTACTAGTTGTGGTGTCGGCTGTGAAGTTGGAGGAGTTGTTTTAAATAACTTGTCATACGCTGATGATATGTGTCTGCTTGCACCTTCAATTAAAGGCTTGTGTGTGAGCTCTATGCCATGTTGATCATGATATTGTATACAATGTATTAAAGACCAAGTGCAAGAGCTTTACCTCGGTCAACAAACTGAGTAATATTCCTTCGGTCATGCTTAGAGGGCACGCAATAGACTTTGTCTCTAAATTTACTTACCTTGGCCATATTTTTACTTACGATcttaaagatgatgatgatattgccTCTCAACGAAGGGCATTGTGCGGTCGTTCAAATTTGCTCTTACGAAAATTTAGCAGGTGTAGCCAAGCTGTTAAATTGCGGCTTTTTAatgctttttgcaataatattTATGGTGTACAATTATGCTGTAAATATAAGTCTCCCTCAATTCGTAGCATTCATGTTTGTCATAACAATGTACTTCGAAGGCTATTGAGCTTCCCACGAATGGCTAGTATTACAAATTCGTTTGTCACTCATAGTATGAATAATTTCTCCGTCTTGAGGAGAAAAGCTGTTTATAGCTTTGTTTGTCGACTTCAGCATTGTGAAAACGAGCTTTTAAAAGTGTTATGTAAATCTGACATGTTTTATTCTGGTCTACAATGGCATTGGCAAAGTTTGCTCCACCGCTGAATTTTTattggtttttttgttttgtttttttagtgTCAGATTTCAATGCTGTGTCTTTCACTTTGTGTATTGTTACTGTGTGCttcttttctgtacttttttaacTATGGAcgatttttaattatttgtctgaaataaaacctaataataataataggcagccaatgaatgaacgcagatGTCACATAGGGACATAAGACCTACCAATCAACATGAGCAACTCTGGGGTTTAGGACAAAAACTTATGTCCTAAATGGTATACGTCTATTGAAACAACCAAGAACGTTTTTACTCTTGATCCGTTCTGCTAGGGGTGATTTATTTACAGTGACAAAGTTTACCTCTATAACCTCAAAGCTTACCTTACCTATATTAACGTCATTCGCCGGGAACAGCAGAGTGTTGGCCTATCCTTTGATTAACAGCGAACAAATTTTGCTTCCCATCAGACTATATAAATTTACGTATTAGCTCTTTGGAGCCGTGTTTAAATCGCGCTTTCTCagatggtcacatgaccagctttGTTCTCAAGAAGACCTCTTGGCTTGCTGCTCTTTCTAACTCTGTATTGTCTTAAAGTCGGCTGCTagtgtttttaatttatttattgtttccTTAGCATATGTCTTCTCTTCATGCGGAGTACCCATATACAATGAAAGACAATTAATAGCCAGGGACTAAGTTATTTTTGCTATTCCTTGTTTCAGAAACGGGTTTGATTGTAGAGTATCCTACGTATGTGGAGAACTATGGATTGAAGCAACTGATGATGCTGCCGAATTTGCGGGAGGTCATGCGGATTTTTGGATATTCGAATACGTGGACGCTCCGGGCCCTTCCGACCCGCTGCCAAGGCCACACAGGGTTGTCCAGGCTGTAAAGGAACGCTATGGCGGCGTGTCCTTCACACTGCCTTTCCTACCGAACCGTGGGAGTGTTTAGACTACCTAACTATTATTCACGTGTACAATGCAGACGAATCATCCTCAGTCAAAGTCTCATCAATAAAATTGTCACGTAAGAAATGATCAGAATAGCTTAAGCTGCAACCTGTCTTATCGTAGGCCGGGATAATTTAAAGGCCAAGAGGTCGGATAGCGTACATTGTGTTGATTAACAGTGAATGAATGTCGTTTTTCAGTAAATACATATAACACTAAATCTAAACATCGCCTTTAGCATCTCATAGCCGCGTTTACTGTACACGAGGAATGACTTTTTAAAGACCGATATGTTTTTGGGTGCCGTTGCAAACAATTATACATTATTTGACGTCAAACACAAATGAAAAATCgagatcatatttcaggataaGACTAAAGCACAGAAAgtcattttatataaaatgacCTTATAACAAGTATGATATACTGACCAAACTTCCAGCATTAACCTGTAGATTAGTGAAGTGCATACGTTACCACAGCGAGAAGGTCACACCTTAACACGATCAAAACTCAACCAATGTGCACGTATCTTATTTAAAAGCTTCGTATCAAAGGCAAAAAGtttcaaaagaaatgtaaaagtcACTGCTTATAGCCGGCTTCGTTACAAGTCATGTCTCCTTTCCTTTCTCTAGAATGTCATTGCGATTATGGTTCTGGCTATGGGGATCCCCACTATAAAACCTTCGACGGGATCCGATTCAACTACAACGGAGACTGCACATACTTGCTCGCCAAAGACTGCTACAATAAAACGGCCACCTTTGAGATATTTGCAAAACATGGTGCCGTGCCCAAAACTAGTGCACGTCGTGTCGACATGGTGATCATCAAAACCCGCGGTCAACATAAGGGCCATGAGTTGACCATCAACCACAAGAACACTGTCACTGTAAGTTGTTGAGCTGCTTCGCATCCTACTACCATCGAAACTCTCAAGAGATGACGAAAGTAAACACAAGGCTGATACACATCAATGACACAATAAATCTATCAGATAAGAAAATTTATAGAACGTAATCTACAAGTTGTGTAATCCCTGAAAGTGGCTTGATAACTGGGTTTAGGTTTCAAATAGGGTCTATCACTTTGGTTACATTGGTCACAATGTTGAATTTAACAAGCCTCTCTCACTAGCTTTGCTAATTTACAGAGAGATATCGCTTTATATTCAGTTTCGTATAAACATAACCGTGAGTACGTTTATACGTCCTTTCATATATCATGCTTCGATTTGTATAGATTTTCAGGCTATGTaatgttcaaaatttaaaaGCGATATATTCTCCATGTGCTTAAAGGCCTAAATAACGCAATGACAATCTTCTTTCAATCCGCTGAAAAAAGACTTTTCCGTTGATCCACTAAGGAACATTCCTCTTTGTCAGCAAAGCATTGCGCTCGAAACCTCGGGGTATGAAAGCCATGGAAAGCGAGGTGGAATTTAAAATCAACAGCAGAATCAAATATTTCCCCCGCCACATTTTCAGCTAGTAATTTCCGACCGTTGCTTAAACTGAGAATTTTTCGCTTTCGACAAAGTAGAATTTCTAATACGCCCTCAATGTTGCTGCCGATTTTGAAACTTACACAATCTCTACTTTCTGATTGGACAGATTGATAGTGAGGTAGTGACCTCTGATGTTCATAGAGACACCGGCGAAGCTGGCATGACATACGAGAGAATTGAAGAGGGCGTGCACTACGTTTGGCCCCAGGAAGGTGACTGGCAGCTAAAGTACACTTCACATCACAGCAAGGTGGCCATTGAATGCCGTCACAATTCTAGCCTGACAGGAAACACCTGCGGTCTCCTCGGTAACAACAACGGGGACAAAACTGATGATTTGATGAAGGCGGATGGTTCCATGGCTGCGGATTTCAATGAGGTAGGAGACTCCTACGCAGTGCCTAAAAGGTTAGTAAAAGTTCTTTCACCAGAATACCCTGTCCCCAATCTTTCCCTTCGCTCGacttatttttcttattttgataGATATCATATACATGTGTAGTTCACATAACAATCATATCAATTCGCCAGAAGTCTATTatttacaacattttaaatGCTGGGAACTGTTTCCGAAGTTACTACGATCTACTGATTAATATTCGATGCAATACAATTTAATTCTGTAATGTGCAGCAATATGAATACAGAGAACCCCTACTCTTACCCTTGGTACTGCATACTCATGTAGACACTGAGAGAAGAGCCTTGAATCAATCTCGATCTCGACTCTAGTTCTTTTCAGAAAATCAATCCATAATTCCTTAAGACACATAAAGCAAACCGCTAAAGTCAATACATACTAAACACCACTCCGTTGCGTAcagcattttcattttcaaaagtctTGTTTTGATAAGTAGGTATAACACGCGGTCATTCTGATTCATTTTCAGTTGCCCACCATGAAGGGATTATCTATTTCAGGAAATCCACACAATCTATTATCCATGGAGACATAATTGTGTAGTAATTTAATGCATGTTATTGTATGGTATTAGAAGAGAGTCAAATTTATTACTTACGTTTCAGAGTCGAGACCAGACAGTGTTAATCCTTTAAGGCTCCTGTAACGTTTGATGTTTTTCTCCTTGTTTTGGGTCGGTTTTCTTTTGGTTTCTCTAGCTCTACACGCAAATGACGTGGATTTGCCAGTAAATTCAGATTGTATGACATGTTCTTTGTCCGATGTAGGCATTGACAAAAGACTGTCAGGCAGGACTAGAACCATTTATCTATATGGCACAGTAAGTGaccttacccacaattctccttgaTCTGTAAACACTGAGATCACTCCTTtgactgaagcaaatttcttctgtacacagtaCAGCTCGATccgtatttcaaaattctgacattttcttataatcataattttcttatTTCCCATTTTGAATAACCAggagatcaaccccttttccatGGAGCAGATAGCAATTTCGTAATTCTGTCAACAGATATTTTTGACATCCATTCACAAACATTTTCAGGGAAAGTAAGGGAATAAGTTGTATCTGTGCTGGCAAAAGaaagagtatttattttcttttgaatgatCATGATGTAGGACATTTGCATGTCTAACAGGTGATATGACGAGGCCATCTCATTAACTGATAACTTTAACTTCtaaagtgtacaatttttagcacctatAAACATCGGCTTCTTATTCAATGAGCTCTTGACCAAACATAATCAACAATTTCGaagcatatttttgacaaataatcTCGAAATTAAATTATGTTTCAAACTGAATTAGCTTTTAGTAAACTACGTCTGTAGGCAAAATCAAGCGGAATTGTCGATaacctcacttactgtgcatgGCATTGTGTATTGTACACACTTTATTGTACTTAAAGAGTTTGTACTTTGCACTTCAACATTCTaaaagaaaatcattaaaataagtTTCTGTTTTCTTGGAAAAAATAGGACAACATATTATCAATAGAATAGTTTATTACTGTCCCCTGCAGTACAACAGGTGACATATCATGTATTGTTTATTCAAAAAGTCTTATATGACTGACGATATAATTATGTAACATTTCCATCGGGAGAATTACTAAATCGAAGGAAGGGGGCACGGAACTGCAACGTTCAGTTTGAGTTTGATTAAAACATTTGTTTAAGTTCGCAGAGGCGAGAACGAGGTAATGTATTGCACTGTCAAACAGTAAAGGGAATATCTTTCATTAGAATGACTCATGGTCTCGTTTTGGTGCGTGTCACAAAGTTTTTTGATGTGTTGGTAACTTCTTCATTGGAAATAAAATAATGGGGAAATGGAAAATTTGACGTTAGTAAGATCTGATTCTTTCACTTCTATACCTTGGACATTCAGTATCATCTAACCTGAGTAAACCTAAAATATCTGTATCATATATATCTTCCTCTAATCTTACATCTGCTTTGA
This window contains:
- the LOC139128917 gene encoding uncharacterized protein, which codes for MVIIKTRGQHKGHELTINHKNTVTIDSEVVTSDVHRDTGEAGMTYERIEEGVHYVWPQEGDWQLKYTSHHSKVAIECRHNSSLTGNTCGLLGNNNGDKTDDLMKADGSMAADFNEVGDSYAVPKSCPP